From Phenylobacterium montanum, the proteins below share one genomic window:
- a CDS encoding asparaginase, translating into MTQNPPRPRIALLTTGGTIAMTAQGGRGGQLALDGAALSASVPGIETLAEIEVRPVLAKPSASFTLSDLGRIAAAAQEAAEMFDGVVITHGTDTLEETAFALALLTRAEAPIVMTSAMRRPDQLGADGPANLAAAIRVAASAKARGLGLLVVSDDEIHVGALVRKTHSFRPHAFSSAPFGPIGWVAEGRVRIALKPAFDLPHLAYPGGEPVVPIVEAGPGLEPKVVEALAPACDGLVVALPGAGHVAAAAVAPLAALAAERPVVFASRTGAGETLQNSYGFGGGEIELLAKGLIGAGPLDARKARVLLQLLLAEGAGVERVRAAFAGI; encoded by the coding sequence ATGACTCAGAATCCGCCTCGCCCGCGCATCGCCCTTTTGACCACCGGCGGCACCATCGCCATGACCGCCCAAGGCGGTAGAGGCGGGCAGCTGGCCCTGGACGGGGCGGCGCTGTCGGCCTCGGTCCCGGGCATAGAGACGCTAGCCGAGATCGAGGTGCGGCCGGTCCTGGCCAAGCCCAGCGCCAGCTTCACCCTGAGCGACCTCGGCCGGATCGCCGCGGCGGCGCAAGAGGCGGCCGAGATGTTCGACGGCGTGGTCATCACCCACGGCACCGACACCCTGGAGGAGACGGCCTTCGCCCTGGCCCTCCTGACCCGAGCCGAGGCGCCGATCGTCATGACCTCGGCTATGCGCCGGCCGGACCAGCTGGGCGCCGACGGCCCGGCCAATCTGGCCGCCGCGATCCGCGTCGCCGCCAGCGCCAAGGCGCGGGGCCTCGGGTTGCTCGTAGTCAGCGACGACGAGATCCATGTCGGGGCCTTGGTGCGCAAGACCCACAGTTTCCGCCCGCATGCCTTCTCCTCCGCCCCGTTCGGCCCGATCGGCTGGGTGGCCGAGGGACGGGTCCGCATCGCCCTCAAGCCCGCTTTCGACCTGCCACACCTCGCCTATCCCGGCGGCGAGCCGGTGGTTCCGATCGTCGAGGCGGGGCCGGGCTTGGAGCCAAAGGTGGTCGAGGCCCTGGCGCCGGCCTGCGACGGCCTGGTGGTGGCCTTGCCGGGCGCCGGCCATGTGGCGGCCGCGGCGGTGGCCCCGCTGGCGGCTCTGGCGGCCGAGCGTCCGGTGGTGTTCGCCAGCCGCACCGGCGCCGGCGAGACTCTGCAGAACTCCTACGGCTTTGGCGGCGGCGAGATCGAGCTTCTGGCCAAGGGCCTGATCGGCGCCGGGCCCCTGGACGCGCGCAAGGCGCGGGTGCTGCTGCAGCTTCTGCTGGCCGAGGGCGCTGGCGTCGAGCGCGTCAGGGCGGCCTTCGCTGGGATCTGA
- a CDS encoding glutathione S-transferase: MTYQLFYWPQIQGRGEFVRLALEAAGASYRDVAREDGVPAMMAVMRDPALAHRPFAPPFLRHEGLIVAQTANILLYLGPSLGLAPKDKGGRLFAHQLQLTIADLVDEAHDTHHPIDVSLYYEDQKPEATRRAKAFREDRIPKYLGYFEGVLAANPAGPQHLVGEGLTCADLSLFQVVEGLRYAFPKAMARLEPSWLHLIALRNRVAALPRVADYLASERRIPFNEGGIFRRYEALDG, from the coding sequence ATGACCTACCAGCTGTTCTATTGGCCGCAGATCCAGGGGCGCGGCGAGTTCGTCCGCCTGGCGCTGGAGGCGGCCGGCGCGTCCTATCGAGACGTGGCGCGCGAGGACGGCGTTCCGGCCATGATGGCGGTGATGCGCGATCCGGCGCTCGCGCATCGGCCGTTCGCCCCGCCATTTCTGCGGCACGAGGGTCTGATCGTGGCGCAGACGGCCAATATCCTGCTCTATCTCGGCCCGAGTCTGGGCCTGGCGCCCAAGGACAAGGGCGGGCGCCTGTTCGCTCATCAGCTTCAACTGACCATCGCCGATCTGGTCGACGAGGCGCACGACACCCACCATCCGATCGACGTCAGCCTCTACTATGAGGACCAGAAGCCCGAGGCGACGCGCCGGGCCAAGGCCTTCCGCGAAGACCGCATTCCCAAGTATCTCGGCTATTTCGAGGGTGTGCTGGCGGCCAATCCAGCGGGGCCGCAACATCTGGTCGGCGAAGGACTGACCTGCGCCGATCTCTCCCTGTTCCAGGTGGTCGAGGGCCTGCGGTACGCCTTTCCCAAAGCCATGGCGCGGCTCGAGCCGTCCTGGCTGCACCTGATCGCCCTGCGCAACCGGGTCGCCGCCCTGCCGCGGGTGGCGGACTATCTGGCGTCGGAGCGGCGCATCCCGTTCAACGAGGGCGGCATTTTCCGCCGCTACGAGGCGCTGGACGGCTGA
- a CDS encoding enoyl-CoA hydratase, producing the protein MSDEPLVLAEDHGRVRRLVMNRPERRNPLSQAMIAALREALARAVEDEGVRVIVLAAAGPVYSAGHDFAEMYGHLADADRGLAFFRRLMGDCSALMQAIVTAPKPVIAAVRGVATAAGCQLVASCDLAIAEAGTRFATPGVNNGLFCSTPMVALSRAVPRKQAMEMLLMGEFVGAEQALAMGLVNRVVPAGELEATVMAMATHIATRSSQAIAYGKRLFQQQLDLDLAEAYARASEVMAINMLESDPAEGIAAFLEKRRPEWMDAS; encoded by the coding sequence ATGAGCGACGAACCCCTGGTGCTGGCCGAAGACCATGGCCGCGTGCGCCGCCTGGTGATGAACAGGCCGGAGCGGCGCAATCCCCTGTCTCAGGCCATGATCGCCGCCTTGCGCGAGGCCCTGGCCCGAGCGGTGGAAGACGAGGGCGTAAGGGTCATCGTCCTGGCCGCAGCCGGGCCGGTCTATTCCGCCGGCCACGATTTCGCGGAGATGTACGGCCACCTGGCTGACGCCGACCGGGGCCTCGCCTTCTTTCGCCGGTTGATGGGGGACTGCTCGGCTCTGATGCAGGCCATCGTGACCGCGCCCAAGCCGGTGATCGCGGCGGTGCGTGGGGTCGCCACCGCCGCGGGGTGTCAGCTCGTGGCGAGCTGCGACCTGGCCATAGCCGAGGCCGGAACTCGCTTCGCCACGCCGGGGGTCAATAACGGCCTGTTCTGCTCGACGCCCATGGTGGCGCTCAGCCGCGCCGTGCCGCGCAAGCAGGCCATGGAGATGCTGTTGATGGGCGAATTCGTCGGCGCCGAGCAGGCTCTGGCCATGGGGCTGGTCAACCGGGTGGTTCCTGCGGGCGAGCTCGAGGCGACCGTCATGGCCATGGCGACCCACATCGCCACCCGCTCCTCCCAGGCCATCGCCTATGGCAAGCGCCTGTTCCAGCAGCAGCTCGACCTGGACCTGGCTGAGGCCTACGCCCGCGCCAGCGAGGTCATGGCCATCAACATGCTGGAGTCCGATCCGGCCGAGGGCATAGCCGCCTTCCTGGAAAAGCGCCGGCCTGAATGGATGGACGCATCATGA
- a CDS encoding VOC family protein — protein sequence MQQITPCLWFDTQALEAAQFYVSLFKNSKLGEVSHYGEGMPMPKGTVLTVAFELDGRPFTALNGGPVFKFTEAVSLAITCDDQTEVDRLWGALTEGGEPGRCGWLKDRYGLSWQVAPKQLPALLGVGGKRAVEAMMGMGKLDIAALEAAGKE from the coding sequence ATGCAGCAGATCACCCCCTGCCTCTGGTTCGACACCCAGGCGCTCGAAGCCGCCCAGTTCTACGTGTCGCTGTTCAAGAACTCAAAGCTCGGCGAGGTGTCCCACTATGGCGAAGGCATGCCCATGCCCAAGGGGACGGTGCTGACAGTGGCCTTCGAGCTGGACGGACGGCCCTTCACGGCCCTGAACGGCGGGCCCGTGTTCAAGTTCACCGAAGCCGTCTCGCTGGCGATCACCTGCGACGACCAGACCGAGGTCGACCGTTTGTGGGGCGCCCTGACCGAGGGCGGCGAGCCGGGGCGCTGCGGCTGGCTGAAGGACCGCTACGGCCTTTCCTGGCAGGTGGCGCCGAAGCAGCTGCCGGCGTTGCTGGGCGTGGGCGGCAAGCGCGCGGTCGAGGCCATGATGGGCATGGGCAAGCTCGACATCGCCGCGCTCGAGGCGGCCGGGAAGGAGTAG
- a CDS encoding FUSC family protein, giving the protein MRASLDGDEEGTPPKDAPQAPAPTPVAEKASPTARAWRWMRSRRSARARHAVRVAVAAAASYALATVFSLPQGYWAVITAIVVVQASLGATVGASRDRMIGTAAGAAVGALAAWLAPKTLGGEIAALAVSVGVLGWAAAARPSLKIAPVTAVIMILGSTSSQRGFLEAAGLRVAEIAVGAAIGLAVALFVFPARARDIVSAKAQEVMKDLAELLGLYAARLDSPPQAEPLTALHDKIRAGLSAIETAVGEASHESAIRLSGALTADAIPRTLWRLRNDAVMIGRCTAPGLPAPMAAHLAEPAQAVLRADAARLTALAATLAAGQRPAAYVGRPQLGDFRAAFQAAEAETRPAALNFDQLEQVFGLAYALSAFDLNLADLADRISELVAPTAD; this is encoded by the coding sequence ATGAGGGCCTCGCTGGATGGCGATGAGGAGGGAACGCCTCCCAAGGACGCGCCGCAAGCGCCAGCGCCGACACCGGTGGCCGAAAAAGCTTCTCCCACGGCCAGGGCCTGGCGCTGGATGAGGAGCCGGCGCTCGGCGCGCGCGCGCCATGCGGTCCGCGTAGCCGTGGCCGCGGCGGCGAGCTACGCTCTGGCCACGGTGTTCAGCCTGCCCCAGGGCTATTGGGCGGTGATCACGGCCATCGTCGTGGTGCAGGCCTCGCTGGGCGCCACGGTCGGGGCCTCGCGCGACCGGATGATCGGCACGGCGGCGGGGGCGGCGGTGGGCGCCCTGGCCGCTTGGCTGGCGCCGAAGACTCTTGGCGGCGAGATCGCCGCCTTGGCGGTTTCGGTCGGGGTGCTGGGCTGGGCCGCAGCCGCTCGGCCCAGCCTGAAGATCGCGCCGGTCACCGCGGTGATCATGATCCTGGGCTCTACGAGCAGCCAGAGAGGCTTTCTGGAAGCCGCCGGCCTTCGGGTCGCTGAGATCGCCGTAGGCGCCGCGATCGGGTTGGCGGTCGCCCTGTTCGTGTTCCCGGCCCGCGCGCGCGACATCGTCTCGGCCAAGGCGCAGGAAGTCATGAAGGACCTTGCCGAGTTGCTCGGGCTCTATGCCGCGCGACTGGACAGCCCGCCCCAGGCCGAGCCCCTGACCGCGCTGCACGACAAGATCCGCGCCGGCCTCTCCGCCATCGAGACCGCAGTCGGCGAGGCCTCGCACGAGAGCGCGATCCGGCTCAGCGGCGCCCTGACCGCAGATGCGATCCCGCGTACCCTTTGGCGCCTGCGGAACGATGCGGTGATGATCGGCCGCTGCACCGCGCCGGGCCTGCCGGCGCCCATGGCCGCGCACTTGGCTGAACCGGCCCAGGCCGTGCTGAGGGCCGACGCGGCGCGCCTGACCGCCCTCGCCGCCACCCTGGCTGCTGGGCAGCGGCCTGCCGCCTATGTCGGCAGGCCGCAGCTCGGCGACTTTCGCGCGGCCTTCCAGGCCGCCGAAGCAGAGACCCGGCCCGCGGCGCTGAACTTCGACCAACTGGAGCAAGTGTTCGGCCTCGCCTATGCGCTCAGCGCCTTCGACCTCAATCTCGCCGATCTGGCCGATCGGATCAGCGAACTGGTCGCGCCGACGGCGGACTGA
- a CDS encoding SMP-30/gluconolactonase/LRE family protein, which translates to MGRTTRLLAEGIYFGEGPRWHDGRLWFSDFYAHAVKSVSLAGDLRTEFEIDDQPSGLGWMPDGSMLVVSMKKRQVLKRSPDGSISRHADLSQIADFHCNDMVVDAHGRAYVGNFGFDLDAALTSRGTEAVIAEHPTARLALIEPNGAVRMVSDDMHFPNGTVITPDGATLIIGETLAGRLTAFDIGAEGDLSDRRVWASTWPRVPDGIALDAEGRVWLANPIAPECVLFAEGGEVVEVIDTGQPCYACMLGGEDGRTLFMLTAKTSIGHEAAQAPTGKLLVAEVDAPRAGWP; encoded by the coding sequence GGCCGCGCTGGCATGACGGTCGGCTGTGGTTCAGCGACTTCTACGCCCATGCGGTGAAGTCGGTCTCGCTGGCTGGCGACCTGCGCACCGAATTCGAGATCGACGACCAGCCGTCAGGCCTGGGCTGGATGCCCGATGGCTCCATGCTGGTGGTCTCGATGAAGAAGCGCCAGGTCCTGAAGCGTTCGCCGGACGGGTCGATCAGCCGGCATGCCGACCTGTCCCAGATCGCCGATTTCCACTGCAACGACATGGTGGTGGACGCCCACGGCCGCGCCTATGTCGGCAATTTCGGCTTTGACCTGGACGCGGCCCTGACCTCGCGCGGGACCGAGGCGGTGATCGCCGAGCATCCGACCGCGCGGCTCGCCCTGATCGAGCCCAATGGGGCGGTGCGGATGGTGTCGGATGACATGCATTTCCCGAACGGGACGGTGATCACCCCGGACGGCGCGACCCTGATCATCGGCGAGACCCTGGCTGGGCGGTTGACCGCGTTCGACATCGGCGCCGAGGGCGACCTCTCGGACCGCCGGGTCTGGGCCTCGACCTGGCCGCGCGTGCCCGACGGCATCGCCCTGGACGCCGAGGGTCGGGTCTGGCTGGCCAATCCCATCGCTCCGGAATGCGTGCTCTTCGCCGAGGGCGGCGAGGTGGTCGAGGTGATCGACACCGGCCAGCCCTGCTATGCCTGTATGCTGGGCGGCGAGGATGGCCGCACCCTGTTCATGCTCACCGCCAAGACCTCCATCGGCCATGAGGCGGCCCAGGCCCCGACCGGCAAACTGCTTGTCGCCGAGGTCGATGCGCCGCGGGCGGGGTGGCCGTAG